In Euphorbia lathyris chromosome 2, ddEupLath1.1, whole genome shotgun sequence, the sequence TTTTGTCAATGGATCTCAAATTCTCAACTGGACCATTaaaaaagttgattttttttttttaattatcttaaaattcttttgcactatatatatatggagTCCTATTTCCCTTTGTTTGCAAATGTGTGTGTTCTGTTTTTTTCAGAATTGCTCTGTTCTTCGCAGATTAAATGGATGTGATTTTGCCATTGCCACTGATCAGAAATCAACGGCATTGTGAAGATATCTGTGTAGATAGGATAAGCAAGTTGCCTGATGAAATTCTAGCTCAAATTCTTTCCCTTCTACCTACAAAAGAAGCAATTGCAACCAGCATTCTTTCGAAAAGATGGGAATACCTTTGGACATCAACCTCAAACCTCGACTTTTCTGACCACTTTCTAACTGCTTATCAAAATTTAATCTTTAGCAAGCAAAAGTCGTTGATCTTCAAGCATTATGTGGATAGAGCGATATTTTATCGTGGCAGGTCAATATTACAGAGTTGCCAAATGACTTTCCACACAAAATATTTTTCTGATAACATATATACATGGATTTGTGCTCTGATAACTTGCAATATCAAAGAACTGCGACTATTTGATTATTCCTTAACAGCTCAACAACTGCCATGGAGACTTTTTACTTGCAAATCCTTAGTGGTCTTGAAAATTTATGGATCTTTTGTCCTTGACTTGCCCACTTATGTTTGTTTTCCATCCCTTAGGGTCCTCAATCTTGTTCACGTTTTGCTTGTGGATGATGCCTCAATGCACAAGCTCTTGTCTAGCTGTCCAGTCctggaaaaattaattattgttatagGAAAAAATGATTTTGTTCGAGTTTTGAATATTTCTATCCCTTCATTGAAAACATTGGGCATTTATTCTGAAGTACAGGATTCTAGGATTGAGATTAATACTCCATGTCTTGAGTACCTCCTACATAGAGTTGTGTTTGGTAATTCTTCCTCCGTGAACTTGTTATCCTCCTTAATCAGGGCAGAATTATTTGGTAATGTCAATATTAACCTGCTTAATGCCATCTCCCAAGTTCGGAGTTTAGTATTGAAGAAATGTTTTATGCAGGTATTTATGGTTGATATTACGCATATTGATAAGTCTATTACATTCTGATCTGATTTTATGTATAATCCTggaatttcaattttatcaatttaTAGCAACTGAGCATCATTGATCTGGATAGTACCCTACTACCTACATTCAATAATCTTAAAAAAATGAAGCTTCATGTTGATGGGAACTTTGATTGGAAATTGGTACTGAAGTTCCTTAAGTGGACTCCAAATCTGCAAGTTCTTGCCTTTCCTATTGTAAGTTGCAATATGGTTtattttatatctaaatctTATTTGTGGTTGAATGCTTAAGGTTTTAGCTGTATTTCTCGTTAGGGACTTGTGGGGCTTACAACAGATGGACTAGATTTCGAGCGCTTCGATTGGCATTGGCCGGAGTTCGTTCCAGAATGTTTGAGTTCGAATGTTAAGATAATTGAAGTTTGCAATTTTGTTGGACTTGAAGAGGAGTTATATTTTATGAAGTATCTGTTGGAGTGTGGGAAAGTGATGGACAAATTGATAATCCAGAGATTTGATTTTAGTAGAAAACCAAGAATGatgaagaaaatgaaggagATGGTGGAAGGGGAAAAGATTATGTTTGAGATATTGAATTATGAAAGAGGTTGTAGCAGCTGTGAAGTTGTTTTCACAGCATAAAGTTTTCAAACTCTCTGTGCCAGTTTCAACTTTTAAGCACCTCTTTTAGTTGATGTTTATGAAATAGAAAAGCACTGTTTAAGCACCTCTTTTAGGTGATGTTGAATTATGAATTATGATGTAATCGTGTAATGAAGAGTTTTCCGTGGTGGGAGAAACAATTGCTTTTATGTATTAATATTTGTTCTGGATGTTTTTGCGTTTTTATTGTGGAAAAGACAATCTTTTTTGTTGCATTTTTATTTGagtaatttcttattttattaaaactctCTTCTTTGTTTTGAGTAAACATATTTAACTTTCAGGAATGCTACCATAGGAGATTGATACATTCTGATTTTGTGCCTGAATGTTTATGTTTGCACATTAAGACAATTGAAGTTTGCAGTTTTGTTGGATTCCAAAGGAGTAACATTACTTCTTGTGAAGTAACTTGCAGGAGTGCGGCAAAGTCTTACAGTTCTGATTTTCGTACAACACCGAGAATGGAGAACATGGTGGAAGGGGATAGGACAGGACTATGCatgagatattgaattcccgaTGAGGTTCTATGACTGCTGAAGAAGTTTTCCATTTCTCACCTCCGTCTTTGTAAGATGTAAAGCCTAAATTCTCTGGTTCAACCTTCAAGTACTTATTTTTAGTTGACATTAAGGTTGACAGTGAGAAGTATATGAATCTCGGATTTAAAATTATGCTAGTTACTATAAATTAGCGTATCAAATAAGCTTCATTTTCTTAAGGTTCAGTTAGATGTATGGAAAATTGCATTAAGGAGGCAGTCATTTGGATGTGGTGGAAATTTTTTTATGCTTTACCTTTGGCCTCACTTCACTAACGATAATGCCTGCAGCTCTCTTAACTcttaacacacacacacacattaCTTTATAGTATAAAACTGAATGAGAAAGTGAACAGTCTCAATTCCAAATCAATTTGGAATCCAACCATTTCTGAACGTGCCTTTTCATGCCCTTTCGAGTTACAGTCCATAACCCCACACAAACTGAATGAGAAAGTGAACAGTGTTTATGCCAACTCCCAAGTTCAGAGTTTAGAGTTGAAGAAATATTTTATGCAGGTATTTATGGTTgatattattatgcatattgaTAAGTCTAATTAATTACATTCTGATCTGATTTTATGCATGATCCTGGCATTTTGCTTTATCTTTATACAGAAACTGAGCATCATGGATCGTGATTATACCCTACCTACATTCAATAATCTTAAGAA encodes:
- the LOC136219029 gene encoding FBD-associated F-box protein At4g10400-like encodes the protein MDVILPLPLIRNQRHCEDICVDRISKLPDEILAQILSLLPTKEAIATSILSKRWEYLWTSTSNLDFSDHFLTAYQNLIFSKQKSLIFKHYVDRAIFYRGRSILQSCQMTFHTKYFSDNIYTWICALITCNIKELRLFDYSLTAQQLPWRLFTCKSLVVLKIYGSFVLDLPTYVCFPSLRVLNLVHVLLVDDASMHKLLSSCPVLEKLIIVIGKNDFVRVLNISIPSLKTLGIYSEVQDSRIEINTPCLEYLLHRVVFGNSSSVNLLSSLIRAELFGNVNINLLNAISQVRSLVLKKCFMQQLSIIDLDSTLLPTFNNLKKMKLHVDGNFDWKLVLKFLKWTPNLQVLAFPIGLVGLTTDGLDFERFDWHWPEFVPECLSSNVKIIEVCNFVGLEEELYFMKYLLECGKVMDKLIIQRFDFSRKPRMMKKMKEMVEGEKIMFEILNYERGCSSCEVVFTA